In the Rhodoferax fermentans genome, CGCCGGCTTGGAACGCGGCACTGGAAAACGCCTTTTGCATGTCATGGCAGATGGCGGCCCAAGTTTCATTGCCAGCTTTGGCATGGATTCCCCGGTCTGCAACGATTTCAACCGCATGGTCTGCCAGCAAAACGTAAATCAGGACACCGTTGTTGTGCTCGGTGTCCCAGACTCGCAGTTGGGAGAACACTTCAAGGGCGCGCTCGCGCGAGGATTGGCCCTTGAGCAAGCGCATGCCGTCCAGACCACCTTCCACGGCAAATCGAATCTCGCCGCCATGCTGTTGTTCGCTGGACTGGATCGCTTGCTCTATGGCGCGCAGGCTCTGTGGCGTGAAGGCCCGGTGCAACTGCCAATCGGTAAACAGCAGGTGTCGCATAAAACGCTGGATATGCATGGCTACCACCTTCCCGACGCGCCGCCGCCGCCGAAACCACCACCGCCACCCCGGAATCCGCCACCGCCGAATCCACCTCGACCACCACCAGAATAGCCTCCGACGCCACGAAGCAGTGTGCCTGCTCCAATCAATGTGACAAACATGGAAGCAATACCGGCCAAGATGGCATAAAGCAAGGTCCCAATCAACATCCAGGCAAGGCCAGTCACGATGGCCCCCGTGATCAAGGACCCACCAAACTTTCCAACGACATGGCGCAGCACACCGCCAACTCCCAGGGCCACAATGAACAGAAATGGCACGAACTGCCGAAGACTCTGATCGTTCCCTCTTGGGTTGCTCTGGGTTGCCGGTAGAGGTTCACCATCCACCACCTGCATGATCTGCGCCGTGCCGGCTTGCACACCGCCGTAGAAATCACCTTGCTTGAAGCGCGGCACGATGGTCTCGCTGATGATGCGCTTGCTGACGATGTCTGACAGTGCGCCTTCCAGGCCATAGCCCACTTCGATGCGTACGGTGCGATCGTCCTTTGCCACCACCAGAATGACGCCGTCATCTACCTTCTTGCGCCCCAGCTTCCATTGCTCGGCCACCCGCAAGGCATATTGCTCAATGCCTTCGGGCAGC is a window encoding:
- a CDS encoding TPM domain-containing protein, yielding MHIQRFMRHLLFTDWQLHRAFTPQSLRAIEQAIQSSEQQHGGEIRFAVEGGLDGMRLLKGQSSRERALEVFSQLRVWDTEHNNGVLIYVLLADHAVEIVADRGIHAKAGNETWAAICHDMQKAFSSAAFQAGALQGIAALANLIGAYFPAQEARVNELPDAPVLLT
- a CDS encoding TPM domain-containing protein, encoding MTIKGAMHRGCLAVWLTFALFVPGLADAQVAVPPLVGHVTDRSSTLTQEQKAQLEQALTAFEARKGTQLAVLMLATTLPEGIEQYALRVAEQWKLGRKKVDDGVILVVAKDDRTVRIEVGYGLEGALSDIVSKRIISETIVPRFKQGDFYGGVQAGTAQIMQVVDGEPLPATQSNPRGNDQSLRQFVPFLFIVALGVGGVLRHVVGKFGGSLITGAIVTGLAWMLIGTLLYAILAGIASMFVTLIGAGTLLRGVGGYSGGGRGGFGGGGFRGGGGGFGGGGASGRW